The genomic DNA GCCGGAGTAGCAAACTCAATGTGGAGTTTAATCGAACCAAATTTCTGTTTTGAATTCAACTGGCCCGAACCCCGCGTCACTTCCATATAGCCATTCTCAACCTTCCACTTATTATGGCTCCACCCGCTTGTGTCTGTGCCGTCGAACAAAACCACCGCACCTTTGGGCGGCTTCAGGCCCAGCGTCTTGGAAGGTCCCACCTCCACCACCTTGGGCCGCGGCCGATTGGCATCGTGCACCCGCCATTTTTGTCCGGGAATTTTGGGTGTATCCGTGTAACCAGGCAGTTTCTTGTCAGCACCCGCCGTTTCAATCACTGAAATAGCGAATATGGGAATAATGAAAAAGAGAATAATGTGTTTCATATCAATCGGTTCAGCCGAAAGTTTAACAAGCCCATGACTATCGGCAAGCGAAACTTTCCCTTGGCCGCGTGCCCTCCGCCCGTTAAAAAGCACCGCATGCCGCGCCGCCCTATTCTATGCATCAACAACCTCCGCCTCGAACGCGGCGACACGGTGATCCTTGACGGCATCAACTGGCGCATCGACCCCGGCCAACATTGGGTTGTCCTCGGCCCCAATGGATCCGGCAAAACCTCTCTACTCTCTGCCCTCACCGGCTACAAAACCCCCACCGACGGCGACATCCAACTGCTCGGCCAAACCTACGGCGAAAGTCATTGGCCCGAGCTCCGTAAAAAAATCGGCCTCGTCAGCAGCGCCATCAACAAACTTATGGCCCCCGCCGAGCCTGCGCTCGAGACGGTGATTAGCGGCAAATACGCCATGATCGATCTTTGGGAAACCCCCACCCCCTCCGATCGCCGCACCGCCCGCGCCATTCTCAAACGCACCGAATGCCTCCCCCTCGTCGATCGCCCGTGGCAACATCTCTCTCAAGGTGAACGACAGCGCGTTCTCATTGGCCGCGCCCTGATGGCCAATCCTAAACTCCTCATCCTCGACGAACCGTGCGCCGGCCTCGACCCCGTTGCCCGCGAACAATTTCTCCAATTCCTCAACCGCCTCGGCCGCCAACCCAATGCTCCCGCCCTCATCTTCGTCACCCATCACGTCGAAGAAATTATGCCCGCCTTCTCGCACGCGTTGTTGTTAAAAAACGGCCAAGTGAGCGCAACTGGAACAATGAAAACCACATTGACCAGCGAAAACCTGAGCACCTCATTTGGCAACAAAGTGAAACTGGATAAAAAAGGTGGCCGATACGCGCTGAAAATTTCCGCACGGGATGGGATGATGTAAAATCTTCAAAGGGCAAAACCCACCGCCCAGAACATTTACCTAGTTATTTCAAAACTGCGCCCCTGGAAACCAAGGCTGAAACTCATCATCCCCAATTCCATTCAACTCACTCTTCGTCTTCTCCCCACTAGCCACCGCAATGATTGTTTCGAATAGCCGCGCCCCCACTTCCGCCACCGTTTCCGTGCCATCAATAATCGTCCCGGCATTCAAGTCCATATCCTCCTCCATCCAATTGAACAACGCCGTGTTTGTGGCCACCTTGATGCACGGTGCGGGTTTGCACCCATAAACGCTCCCGCGGCCAGTTGTGAAAACCCCCACATTACACCCCCCCGCCACCAGTCCCGTCATGCTCACCGGATCGTATCCGGGAGTATCCATAAAACAAAAACCCGCCGTGTCAATCCGCTCCGCGTAATCATACACAGCCATCAATGGCGACTGCCCACCCTTAGCTAGCGCGCCAAGGCTCTTCTCATAAATCGTCGTTAACCCGCCTGCCTTATTGCCCACAGAAGGATTATTATCGATCGTGCTATCGTGTCGACGCGCATAATCCTCCCACCAATGAATTTGCCGCATCAACTTTTCCGCGATCTCCGGCGTGGCTGCACGATTGGTCAGCAAATGTTCCGCGCCATAAATTTCCGTTGTTTCTGCAAGCACTGATGTCCCGCCGTGCCGCACTAATTCATCCGAAGCAATTCCCAATGCTGGATTCGCTGTACACCCGCTGTTGCCATCGGAGCCGCCGCAATTTTCCGCCAGCAATAATTTTGCCAAAGGCTGTTCCGTGCGCCGCGCTTCCGCCACCTTTGGCAGAATTGCCTCAACCGCCTTGGCGGCAGCCTCGATGGTTTTCAGTGAACCGCCCGTGCCTTGGATGGTCATAAACTCCGGCGCAAGTTCACCCTCGCGTAAGTTGTCCAAATCATAGTCCTCGCGAATGCCTGCAATCTGATTATCTTCACAACCAAGCCCGATCATGACGTAGCCCGCAATATTCGGATGCCGCGCCATATTGCCCAGCGTGCGCCGAATGAGTTGCATCGGCCCGCCCGGCTCCACACCGCAACCGCCTTGTGTCTTCAATGCAATCACGCCGTCAATTCCAGGAAATTGTTTTTGAAACTCCACCCCCCGAAAGCGCTCCGCCACATAACGCGAAACCGAGTTCGAACAATTCACATTGGAAATCACCGCCACATAATTTCGTGTGCCCGCGCGTCCGCCCGGACGAGCAAAACCCTGAAACGTGCGGCGCTCCGCCTCGGGATAAAATTCTGTGGGCCGATAATCCGAAGCAAAATGATGTTCCCGCTCGTAATCTCTGCAAACAAGATTCTGCGAATGCACGTGCTCCCCCACAGCGATATCGCCTTTGGCAAACCCAATAATCTGCCCGTACTTACACAACGGTTCCCCATCCGCCACCTTCTTCAACGCGATTTTATGCCCCGCCGGAATGATCGTGGCCGTGGTCACCGTGCCGCTCCCGCTGGTCAACGTTCTGCCAGCCTTCAGTGTTTTTTTCAATACGCCCACATGATCACCCTCGCGCAAGCGGAGCACCACCGAATCTAATTCAGTCGAATCACTCAAAGTAGTTGAAGCCATCGGCGCAAGCATTAACAGGAAGTCAAAAAAAATACAGAAAACAAACCCAACCTAGCCCGGTCCGGTGACCCGAGTTGCAAAGTTACAGCTCCTCCACCTCGATCCAAGTCTCCAATCGCCGCCCATCTACATCCGCAGTCAATCGATGCCGCCCCGGTTGCAATCGCGCAAACACATCTCCATCCCGCGCGACGCATTCCAGTGTTTTTGATGACCACTGCGCCGAAGCCGCGTTTACGCGCAGGCGCACCTGGCGACTCGATGGCGGCAAGTCGGGATCCAAATAAAAAACCGTGCCCGCCAAAGGCGCCAGCACGCGTAATTCTGCAATTTGCGAAACATCGAGCGCCACGCGATTGTGAAGCGTGTTGTCCGTACTGGCAAACCACTCCACGTAATCCGCGCCCAACTTCACACGTCCTTCAGCATCAAAGTCATTCGGCGTTTCGCAATGCGGCAGATTGCCCACCACAAACCATTCCCCCACCCCCTGCCCTGCCCTGCGGCCTGTGATCGGATTCACTTGAGCTCGCACCAATCCGTTCGGACGCGCAAAATCACTCGTGCCAAACCGTTCGCGCAAGTGCTCCATCACCGCATGCATCACCGGCGCGGCCCCCGTCACTCCGGAAACATTTCGCATCGGCGCGCCATCAAAATTCCCAACCCACACACCCACTGTAAATTCCGGCGTGTAACCCATTGCCCAGTTATCGCGGAAATCTGAACTTGTGCCCGTTTTGCACGCCACCGGAAATTCAAATGCCAATGCAGATTCCCACCCAAAAGCCCGCGCCCGCGCCGCGTTGTCGCTCAACATATCTGTAATCAGCCACGTGTGCCGCGAATCGAAAATCCGCTGCGAAGATTGGGGATCATTCGCAAGCACTCGAAGCGAACGGTGAATTCCCAATCGCGCCAGCGTTGCGTACGCATTGGTCAATTCCAGTAACCGGGCCTCCGCGTTACCAATGGTGAGTCCGAGCCCGTAGTGATTGGCCTCCGCTTCCAACGTAGATAGACCGCATTCGCGCAATCGTTGATGCAAAGCCTCTGCGCCTCCCGCTGCTTCCAGTACTTTGACGGCGGACACGTTTAGCGAATTCGCCAATGCCACTCGCAAACGCATTGGGCCGTGAAATTGGCGATTAAAGTTTTGCGGACTAAACACGCCCGTGCTGGTGGCGAAATCTGTGCGGACATCGGCAATTACCGTCGCAGGCGACATCCCCGATTCCAATGCCAGCAAATAGGTAAACGGTTTGAACGTAGACCCCGCGCTGCGGCGTGCCCACGCGCCGTTCACTTGGCCCGATTCCGCCTCAAAATAATCACGCGACCCCACCCACGCCAACACATTGCCGGTTGCGTTTTCGATCACCACCACAGCGCCGTTGGAAACATCCCGTTGGGCCAATCGGTTCAACCGCTCAACGAGTGTTCGGTGGACGAATTGATTTAGCGGCAAATCAAGCGTGGTTTGCACATTTGCTTTCACCTCGCGTTGCTGGCTCACCCAATCCACAAAATGTGCCGCCGCAAATGCACGGCCATCGCGATTGAGGGCAATGGGCTCGGCACAGGCACGGTGATGGGCAGCAACATCCAGCCAACCGAGCCGCCGCATACGCCCGAGGATGATAAGTTGCCGCCGTTTGGCGCGATTAAAATGGCGATGCGGATTCAACCGCGTAGGACCATTGGGCAACGCCGCCAAAAACGCCGCCTCGGCGGGCGACACGTCGGCCAAGGGTTTCCCGAAATAAAACCAAGCTGCCGTGCCCGCGCCTCGACAGAGATTTCCATAATCAATGCGGTTCAAATATGCAGTGAGGATTTCTGATTTACTCCAACTACGCTCGAGCTTAAGCGCCTGCAGGTTTTCAAAAATTTTGGTGCGCACGGTGCGCGGGCGCGGCTCGGCATTTTTGATCAGTTGCTGCGTGATGGTCGATGCGCCGGACATCACCCGCCGATGCACCGCAATCTCCTTCACTGCGCGGACCGTGCCAAACCAATCCACCCCCGCGTGTCGCCAAAACCGTTTGTCCTCCGCCGCCAATGTCGCCTGCAAAAAAACCGGGGCGCAGTCTTCCAGTGCAACCGGTTGAAAAAACCGCTCATCCGAAGTCAGCAGCAACCGTAACGGTTCGCCATTGCGATCGGTTGCTTGGGGGCTGAACACGGGCGGCACCCCCATCGCCGTCGGCAACGGCATCAGAGTCACAACCGCCTGCAACCCCATCCATCCCACAAGCCAAACACACCCAAATCGCAGCGCCCATCGGCGCCACACTTTTCGCGCGAACCACTCGCGAAGTTGGCGCAGGCGATCACTCATTGAGCGGCAGCGCCTCGATCGGTTGACTTGCAGTAAGCCCGACGATGTCCGGATCGTACATCGCCTCGACTTTCGCGGCGGGCGCGGTAGCCGTGCCGGCAGCGCGCACGCGGGCGAGGTATTTGAACTGGTGCATTCCACGCGGCAGATTGTTTGCATAGAAAACTGCCCGATCTTTGCGCAAAACTTTATGGCTCACGTGCCAATTATTCTTGGGCGACACCCGTGTGGCTTGAGTTTTTAAACTGGCATTCATCGGCTCTAAATTCGCAGGCAGGCCGTCTTCAATGGCGAAGTAACGCGCAGGCGCGGGGACATCCACTCGCAAGGTGACGCGCACCAGATCGCCCACGCGCAATGGCGCAGCGTTATCCTCCTTGCCGTTGTCTTTCAATCGCGTGTAAGTGCGATGAATGGAGAGGCCTTGCTTCACCGGTTTGGTTTGTTGTTGCGCGGGATACATCGCGGCCTTCACCTGCACAAACAAAGTGCGCTCGCCGGGATTGCGCAGGATCATCGGTGTTTCATCCGGGCCGGGCGCATTTGCAAAAGTAAATTTCAAGCGGCGTTGCTTTGCATCGAGTTTGAAAGGGCGCGCTTGACTGCCCCAAAGAATGGTGCCATTTGCCGGACCTTCGTCATTGGGTTGCAAACGGGCAAAAACAGACATCCCATACATAACCCACGCATTGGCAAAGGTAGTCCCCCAATGGCCTTCGCGCATACTGGCAACAATTTTCCCGGCGAGTTGCGCGGCGGCTGGAGACTCCGCATCGTGTTGGCACATCGCCAGCAAACGCATCCCAAGCAATTGGCTGGAGTTGCCAAAATATCTAAAGCCGCGCTGCTTGGATTGAGCGGGCTTCAGCAAATCACGAACCATTTCTTCCGGCCCATCCACTTTGGCCACGGCCATCGCTAACAGCGCGCGACCGCTGCTGGACAATTGATCCCGCACCTTAAACATCCGTTCGTGATAAGCCGGCTGCGCCTCGCCGAGCAGCGCGAGCGTGTACAGTGCGAGGCAATATTCACCGTCGCGTTTCTCGACCAATGGTCCTTTCACTTTTTTGGTAAGATACTTTACCAGCAATTTCAGTTGCTGATCCGGCACGTCGTGGCCGCGATCCTCCGCGATGGCCAACACCATCCCGCCGTAGGCGCTGGCAAAAAGCGTGGCGCTTCTGCCCGGCCAATAGCCTAAACCGCCGGAGTAATCCTGCATGCTCAAGAGGCGGTTGATGCTTTGTTCAATGATTTCCTGTGCCTCCGGGGAATCGGATTTGAAGCGGGGAAAAACATCCTCAAATTCATCCAGCAACAGCCACGGCAACAATCGCGAGCTGGTTTGCTCCACACAACCGTGCGGGTACAACAGCAAATAATCCGTAGCCGTTTCCAACTCCGCCATCGGCGAAGTACTGAGGCTGATGGTGTACTTGCCTTCGGCCTGGCGTAGTGCGGGGTCAACGGGTTTCAGCAAATCGGATTTTGCATCCGAGATTCGCTCAAAATGAATCGCGCGGCGCAAGGGTGCCACATGGCGAATATCGATAAACGACTCGCGCGCATCGGCGAGGTTAGGCTGCGCAGGACAACGAACGCGCCACACGGTTCGAGCTTTGCCGACATTGGTAAATTGAATCGGGAAGTTCACCGCCATCGTGCCATTGGCAGGGATGGTGATCCGGCGTTCGAGCTTACCGTTGGCAGTGATGGAGTTATCCAGCTCGAGCTTCACTTCGGCCTCAATAGCCTGGTCGGTTTGATTGTACACCATCGCCTTGGCCGTGAGTTGATCACCCACACGGCCGAAACGCGGCAACACCGATTCCACCATTAACGGCTGATGAATACGGAATCCGCTTTCCGTCGCACCAAAGCGATCGCCCGAATGCGCGACGGCGAAGAGGCGATAACGCGTGAGGCTGTCGGGCGCGGTAAAGCTGGCGCGAATCCGGCCTTTGGCATCCGTGCGGAGGGCGGCATTCCAAAAGGCAACGGCCAGAAACTTGTGGCGCAGTTTGCCCGCATCGCCACCGCCGCCGATAATGTGTCCTTTGTTTCCGAAAGCAACACGGCTCGGATCTTCCGTGTGCATAAAGGCAAAAGAAGTCGAGGTTTCAACTTGAAGCGTACGGGGCGCGTAAAAAAACGAATGAAGATCGGGCGCTTTATAGCCGGTGAGGTCGAGGACGCCCTCGTCCACGGCGTACAGCGCAACCTCCGTGCCAGGCACCGGCGCGCCGGCGTGATCGTTGACAACCAAAGCAACCTCCACTTCCTCGCCGGGCTGATAATTGGACTGGGATAATTCAGCCTCTACATTCAGGCGCGAATTCGGCCGCTCCACTGTTAATTCGCAATAACCAATGCGGTACTCTGCGGTTTTGATTTTGCGGGTGCTGTCAGCCGAGCCACGCAGCAGCATCACGGACACGAACACGTTGGGCGCATCGCCTTCCCGCAACGGCACCTCGATGGCCGGCGCGTTTCCGGTGACTTCAACAAAAAAACTGCGCAGCACTTTCTCGCGTTCAACGGTGACAACCGCGCGGCCGCTAATGGGGGTCTTCAGCAAAATCGTAGCCGTATCGCCAGTGTGATAGATGGCGCGATCCGGCACCATTTCCATTTGGAATTCGTTGCGATAATCCCAAGCCAATGATTTTTTGCCACGCACATAAAACGTGGTGATGTTTTGGACAGGTCTTCCTTTGGAATCCGCCCCGCGCAGCTCCAGCTGATACTCACCCGCTTCCGGCGGAACGAGTGAGGAAGGAACCGGATCCGCATCGCGCGCGATTGTTTTTAAATCCACTTCGTTAATCCGGATTGTTTTGCGTTCATTTTTATAACGCGCTACTCCACCCGCACCCTTGATTTTCACGCTGTGCCATTCGACTTTCTTAAGCGTGGCCGTAAAGGATTGGCCTACTGCTGCCGCGTTGCTGTCGGATTTCACCGCGACCACCTGCAACGGAATAGGTTGCTTAGCCCATCGCACGCGCGGCAACTCGCGCAAGGCGAAATAAAAATCAGATGCGTGCCGAATAACCGCAGTGTCGCCGGAAATGGATTGCCCGTTGGCGTTGGTGATGCGGACGGATAAGTTGCCTTCCATAGGCATCGGCGAGGTCGGATCACCAGTCACTTCCGGCCGAATGGTCAGCCCACCTTTGGGGGACAAAATGCCTTCGGCGGAAAGCTCCGTGGTGTGACTGCCATCGGTTTCCCCAAACATAAATTGGTCCCATCCCGTCGGAGAAAAAACCGTGTGATGGCCAGTGAACGACCAAACTGCCTTCGCTCCCGCGAGCGGTTTGCCGAAGTAGAAACTTGCGTTCAGTGGAATCTCGATCGCCTCGTCCGGCGCAAATTGACGGCGGCCGGTAAAACGGAGCTTGAAGGTTGCCGGTTCGTATTCAAATACGTCGATGTAATGA from Limisphaerales bacterium includes the following:
- a CDS encoding ABC transporter ATP-binding protein, with translation MPRRPILCINNLRLERGDTVILDGINWRIDPGQHWVVLGPNGSGKTSLLSALTGYKTPTDGDIQLLGQTYGESHWPELRKKIGLVSSAINKLMAPAEPALETVISGKYAMIDLWETPTPSDRRTARAILKRTECLPLVDRPWQHLSQGERQRVLIGRALMANPKLLILDEPCAGLDPVAREQFLQFLNRLGRQPNAPALIFVTHHVEEIMPAFSHALLLKNGQVSATGTMKTTLTSENLSTSFGNKVKLDKKGGRYALKISARDGMM
- a CDS encoding altronate dehydratase, coding for MASTTLSDSTELDSVVLRLREGDHVGVLKKTLKAGRTLTSGSGTVTTATIIPAGHKIALKKVADGEPLCKYGQIIGFAKGDIAVGEHVHSQNLVCRDYEREHHFASDYRPTEFYPEAERRTFQGFARPGGRAGTRNYVAVISNVNCSNSVSRYVAERFRGVEFQKQFPGIDGVIALKTQGGCGVEPGGPMQLIRRTLGNMARHPNIAGYVMIGLGCEDNQIAGIREDYDLDNLREGELAPEFMTIQGTGGSLKTIEAAAKAVEAILPKVAEARRTEQPLAKLLLAENCGGSDGNSGCTANPALGIASDELVRHGGTSVLAETTEIYGAEHLLTNRAATPEIAEKLMRQIHWWEDYARRHDSTIDNNPSVGNKAGGLTTIYEKSLGALAKGGQSPLMAVYDYAERIDTAGFCFMDTPGYDPVSMTGLVAGGCNVGVFTTGRGSVYGCKPAPCIKVATNTALFNWMEEDMDLNAGTIIDGTETVAEVGARLFETIIAVASGEKTKSELNGIGDDEFQPWFPGAQF
- the pbpC gene encoding penicillin-binding protein 1C, which encodes MSDRLRQLREWFARKVWRRWALRFGCVWLVGWMGLQAVVTLMPLPTAMGVPPVFSPQATDRNGEPLRLLLTSDERFFQPVALEDCAPVFLQATLAAEDKRFWRHAGVDWFGTVRAVKEIAVHRRVMSGASTITQQLIKNAEPRPRTVRTKIFENLQALKLERSWSKSEILTAYLNRIDYGNLCRGAGTAAWFYFGKPLADVSPAEAAFLAALPNGPTRLNPHRHFNRAKRRQLIILGRMRRLGWLDVAAHHRACAEPIALNRDGRAFAAAHFVDWVSQQREVKANVQTTLDLPLNQFVHRTLVERLNRLAQRDVSNGAVVVIENATGNVLAWVGSRDYFEAESGQVNGAWARRSAGSTFKPFTYLLALESGMSPATVIADVRTDFATSTGVFSPQNFNRQFHGPMRLRVALANSLNVSAVKVLEAAGGAEALHQRLRECGLSTLEAEANHYGLGLTIGNAEARLLELTNAYATLARLGIHRSLRVLANDPQSSQRIFDSRHTWLITDMLSDNAARARAFGWESALAFEFPVACKTGTSSDFRDNWAMGYTPEFTVGVWVGNFDGAPMRNVSGVTGAAPVMHAVMEHLRERFGTSDFARPNGLVRAQVNPITGRRAGQGVGEWFVVGNLPHCETPNDFDAEGRVKLGADYVEWFASTDNTLHNRVALDVSQIAELRVLAPLAGTVFYLDPDLPPSSRQVRLRVNAASAQWSSKTLECVARDGDVFARLQPGRHRLTADVDGRRLETWIEVEEL